The Sphingobacterium lactis sequence AAGCCGTTGAAGTTCATGTGCTCCAGGAAGTGCGCCAAACCCAATTCCTTTTCCGTTTCTAGGATGGAACCAACCTTCACCGCTAAATACATCGTCACCCGTTTCTCAGGCTCGGTGTTCTTACGGATATAGTATTGGAATCCATTGGCCAACTTACCGGTTTTCACTTCGTTGTCAAACGGTAACTTCGCATCAAGTTTCAAGGAGTCTGTCGCGAGGATGATCTTCGCTTCAGGGGTAATACCGGTTGGTACATAAGCACTGGCTACTTCTGTCCCAAATGGCAACAAAAACGCTAGGGCTAGCGGTTTTAGAATTTTCATAATCTCAAAAAATATTTACTTGAATGGTTATTAATTTAAATTTGAGAGCCAATCTACGATAAATTATTTTATCATTAAAACAGATTGTTAAATCTTGGGATCTTTTAAATATATTTAACAAATGGATTGGGAGCTACTCAAAAAGGATTTTAAACGCTATTTATTACTGGAACGCGGCCTCAGTGACAACAGTATATTGGCCTACCTCAACGATGTACAGAAACTACAGAGTTTTGCTGAATCTCAACAAATTGCTTTAAAACAGATGCATACGAAGGATATCCAGGAATTTCTGCGTTGGGTCAATCAGTTTCCCATTTCCGAGTTCACCCAAGCACGTCTACTCTCCGGCATCAAAACTTTCTTCAATTTCTTGCAGGTTGAAAATCTATTGCCCAATAATCCTGCTGAATTGATAGAGACCCCACGGCTGGCGCGAAAGATTCCGGCGGTGCTGTCCATCCAAGAAATCGACGAGCTCATCGGAGCGATAGACCTATCGACTGCGGAAGGGATGCGCAACAAGGCTATCCTGGAAACGCTGTATGGCTGCGGCCTACGCGTTTCCGAACTCTGCAACCTCAAGATCTCCAACCTTTTTCTGGATGTGGAGTTCATCAAGGTGGAAGGCAAGGGCAATAAGGAAC is a genomic window containing:
- the xerD gene encoding site-specific tyrosine recombinase XerD; this encodes MDWELLKKDFKRYLLLERGLSDNSILAYLNDVQKLQSFAESQQIALKQMHTKDIQEFLRWVNQFPISEFTQARLLSGIKTFFNFLQVENLLPNNPAELIETPRLARKIPAVLSIQEIDELIGAIDLSTAEGMRNKAILETLYGCGLRVSELCNLKISNLFLDVEFIKVEGKGNKERLIPIGQQAIKYIKIYMEEVRVHQTIKHGQEDFLFLNRRGAPLSRVMIFLIIKDLASKIGLEKEISPHTFRHSFASHLVEGGADLRAIQDMLGHESITTTEIYTHIDKEYLQSVITQYHPRS